The proteins below come from a single Thermomicrobiales bacterium genomic window:
- a CDS encoding Asp-tRNA(Asn)/Glu-tRNA(Gln) amidotransferase GatCAB subunit B translates to IAKAYVSALRDLLRALDVSDVKMEQGSMRCDVNLSLMPKGSNTFGTRSETKNVNSLRSVERAVRYEIQRHAAVLQSGGAVTQETRHWHEDTGITTAGREKSDAEDYRYFPEPDLPPLEISREQVADIADSMPELPRVRRARFESAFGLSAQDSAVITDESIVADYYERAVTAAGGHHRDVANWLTGDVFALARSRGGFSEVKLSPEHLADIVVMVRSGEINAQAGKDVLGLADESGTSPRAIVEERGLRQESDVDLVASAVAEALAVNPSAVADFRAGKQAAIGFLIGQVMRTMKGRGNPAVVRQELTRQLGESA, encoded by the coding sequence GATCGCCAAGGCGTACGTCTCCGCGCTGCGCGACCTGCTCCGCGCCCTCGACGTCTCCGACGTCAAGATGGAGCAGGGCTCGATGCGCTGCGACGTCAATCTCTCGCTGATGCCCAAGGGCAGCAACACGTTCGGCACGCGCAGCGAGACCAAGAATGTCAACTCGCTGCGGTCGGTCGAGCGTGCGGTGCGCTACGAGATCCAGCGTCATGCGGCCGTCCTGCAGTCCGGCGGTGCGGTCACCCAGGAGACGCGCCACTGGCACGAGGACACTGGCATCACCACTGCCGGGCGGGAGAAGTCGGACGCGGAGGACTACCGCTATTTCCCCGAGCCGGACTTGCCGCCGCTGGAGATTAGCCGCGAGCAGGTCGCCGACATTGCGGACTCGATGCCGGAGTTGCCCCGCGTCCGCCGCGCGCGCTTCGAGTCTGCGTTCGGGCTGTCTGCACAGGACAGCGCCGTGATTACCGACGAGTCCATCGTTGCCGACTATTACGAGCGAGCAGTAACTGCAGCCGGTGGGCACCATCGTGACGTGGCAAATTGGCTGACTGGCGATGTGTTTGCCCTGGCTCGATCGCGCGGCGGGTTTAGCGAAGTGAAGCTCTCGCCGGAGCATCTTGCTGATATTGTCGTGATGGTGCGATCGGGCGAGATCAATGCCCAGGCAGGCAAGGACGTTCTCGGCCTCGCTGACGAGTCCGGCACATCGCCGCGCGCTATTGTCGAAGAGCGCGGTCTGCGGCAGGAATCCGATGTCGACCTGGTTGCCAGTGCCGTCGCCGAAGCGCTTGCTGTGAATCCAAGCGCCGTCGCCGACTTCCGCGCCGGCAAGCAGGCGGCGATCGGATTCCTTATCGGCCAGGTGATGCGAACGATGAAGGGACGCGGCAACCCCGCCGTAGTCCGGCAGGAATTGACCAGGCAACTGGGCGAGTCTGCATAA
- a CDS encoding NAD-binding protein gives MYLIVVGGGKVGYYLTKTLVHEGYEVLLIEKDAAKVDTYTERFGAVVMNGDGAEAATLSAAGVGRADVIIAVTGDDEDNLIICQMAKHRFNVGRTIARVNNPKNEELFRLLGIDVTISTTNVILSLIEQQIPELHFVHLLALRHAHIALVEVSVSSASPIVNRTLADIDLPPETSIIAVLRDGKVVIPTGTTTVRPGDDLFAITRRESEAELRDLIVTG, from the coding sequence GTGTACCTAATTGTTGTCGGGGGCGGCAAGGTCGGTTACTACCTCACCAAGACACTCGTTCATGAGGGCTACGAAGTCCTGCTGATCGAGAAGGACGCGGCCAAGGTCGATACGTATACCGAGCGCTTTGGCGCGGTTGTAATGAATGGCGACGGGGCCGAGGCCGCCACGCTCTCGGCTGCGGGTGTCGGGCGCGCAGATGTCATCATCGCCGTCACGGGCGACGACGAAGACAATTTGATCATCTGCCAGATGGCGAAGCACCGCTTCAACGTCGGGCGCACGATCGCTCGAGTCAACAACCCGAAGAACGAAGAGCTCTTCCGCCTGCTCGGCATCGACGTCACCATCAGCACAACCAACGTGATTCTGTCGCTGATTGAGCAACAGATCCCTGAGCTGCACTTCGTCCATCTGCTGGCGCTGCGCCATGCCCACATTGCGCTCGTCGAAGTCAGCGTCTCGTCGGCATCGCCTATCGTCAATCGGACGTTGGCTGACATCGACTTGCCGCCGGAGACGTCGATCATCGCCGTCCTGCGCGACGGCAAGGTCGTCATTCCGACTGGCACAACGACAGTGCGGCCCGGCGACGATCTCTTTGCGATCACCCGGCGTGAATCCGAAGCGGAGTTGCGCGACCTGATTGTCACAGGCTAA
- a CDS encoding TrkA family potassium uptake protein — MNVVIIGCGRVGARIAMSLDQAGHHVSVVDIRSAALRRLPPEFGGKAVIGTGIDEDVLKFAGIEDADAFFAVTNGDNTNLMAAQLAQKRFNTRQVAARVYDPVRAESYRRMGIYTVCPTTTIASLMLDSLSTS; from the coding sequence ATGAATGTCGTCATCATTGGTTGCGGGCGAGTCGGCGCACGAATCGCAATGTCGCTCGATCAGGCCGGGCACCATGTGTCCGTCGTCGACATCCGCAGCGCAGCGTTGCGCCGTCTGCCGCCCGAATTTGGCGGCAAGGCCGTCATCGGCACCGGCATCGATGAGGACGTCCTGAAGTTCGCGGGCATCGAGGATGCCGATGCGTTCTTCGCGGTGACCAACGGCGACAACACGAATCTGATGGCCGCCCAGCTCGCTCAAAAGCGATTCAACACCAGGCAGGTCGCGGCTCGGGTCTATGATCCCGTTCGCGCCGAGTCGTATCGACGCATGGGAATCTACACTGTGTGCCCGACGACTACAATCGCCTCGTTGATGCTCGACTCGCTGTCGACGAGCTGA